ctCGGCCGGGAGCCAGTCCAGCCATCCGCGCCGccgccccgcctccctccccagctctctgGACTCTCAACTTACGTGCTCCGGCCGGCGGGCGTGGTGCTTCGGGCCGGAGCGGAGAGGCGCTGGCAGCGGCGGGGCCGCGGGGTGGGCTCGGTGGGCGGCGCGGAGCTCGGCTCTGAGGGGAGGCTCTGACAGCCGGGGGCTGCGCGCCCGCCCCGCAGCGCCCGGCCCTGGCCCGGCGCACAAAGCTGCGCGCCTGGCTGCCTCCCTCCGCCCGACTTTGCACCCCCAAGCGTCTGGAGGGGTGCGGCGGGTCGGCAGGCTCCCCGGCTGAGGCTGGGGGCCGGGGTGCCGCCGAGCTGAGCCTCAGAACCACTTGCCTCAATTCTTCTTGAGTGGCGACGGTTTTCGATTTCAGCGCTTTCGGCTGAGCCCGCGGCACCTGCCCAGCCTCCCTCCGGGGCTGGTCGGGCGGCGGCCGGGAGAGGCCGGGTCGCCCCAACCCGGAGGCGGGGGTTGTGGGCACTGGGAGGGGACTGGCTGGGTTCATCCGCCCGCCCGGCGCCTTGGGTCCTCGGCTCCAGGGGATGCAGTTTCGGGGTCACGAGCTGTTTTCAAAAAGTTGAACACAATATTCGGAAACCCACCCGTAGGAATTCTCCCCCCACACGCGGCACAatacccactcccctcccctttttcattccttcctcccccgcttcctcctcctgccccttccccctcccacccctcagcctATAATCCTTCCCCTACAAGAGAAAGGGATCGGGAAGAAAAGATgaagtgtctgtttttgtgtcccAACCTTAGGGCTCTTTCTGGGCCCACAGTGAACGACCGCCTAGAGCTTCGCAGCTTAGCAGAAGAGGACTCACGGCTGGGAGGAAGATACACGGAGGGGAGAGATACCCGGAGCCCCACGAAGTGGGGCTTGGCGGGTCTTCCCTGTGGGCGAATATTTTCCTGCCGCAGTCAGCGGGTTTAGGACCAGCGACCCTGGCTGACTGGGGCTGAGTGGCCGGTGTCGGGCCCCCTCGCCCAGCCCACAGCCTCCCTGCGACAGTGGAGCCTCCAAAGCAGCTTGCATTTCTCACCCCGGAGGCCTGGTGCTCGGGGAGTCAAGGCCTAACGAGGGCCAGAACTAGGGGTTTAGGTGCTGGGACACTCGCAGCCCTAGTCGCGTTAGGTTTCCTATTTAAATTCTCTcacagtctctctttctctcctccctctttgagATCTCCAAAGTGGTGTGGACTCAGCGCCTCACCCCCAGATCTCCATCGGAATGTagaaaagatcttttttttgtttcaaaaaagttttgaattcctcaatgatttttcttctggaaagGCAGCTTAGGATaattatttcagctttattgagagcAGATTAGTTGAAGTCTGGACGCTGCGTTTCAATACACGTTGTACACGGGCCGACAATGTGGGCATTGTTGGCTACTGTGTGTGAACTCATTCAAAATATACACTTTTTAACACCAAACCGAGTCCTGTCTAAATATACACAGTGCTCAGGGGAAAGACGTCTCTGACCCCGACAAATCTGCGTAAATCACACTTCCATAGTTACAGAAGCGTCACAAAGGGAGGCCCGGCTCAAGATGCTGATTACATGTTCTTAAAAGCAACATACCTTAGAATAAATACCCATGCCTGGCCTGGAGGCTGCAGtggccagagagagggagggccctcccctccccatgctATGGGccttttggggtttgttttagGCTTGTGATGTTACTTTCCTTAAAGGAATTAGACAGTTTTATAGTATTTTGTCTTTTCAGTATGAGCAAACAAGCAATTTTCAGGCCTATTCATTTCTTTGGGGCAGCCTCCAAAGTTTGAGTGGCCTTCTGGGGCTGGTAGGCAGACCCAGAGCCCCTTGGGGGTTGTGGGGTAGGTGGCATCTTGGGAGGGGGGCAGAGGGCTTCCAGGCATCCCAACCCAACTTCCTCCACAGCTCCTAGGGAGGCAGCTGAAATCTGGGGGGAACAAAGAGGCGGGTTGCTTTTTAAGATGGAAAGTGTACTGTTATTTCtactgctatttaaaaatataagccaaTAGGGGAAATCAAGGCTCCATGACTGGGAGCAGAGTTAAAGAGAAGCCAGATCCAATGCAGAGGAAGTTGGGGTAAACGTGGCCGAGGACTTCGGACCAGGGAGGCCAGAGCGGCTTCCAGCACCCTAGGTCCTGGGCTCCAGCTCCCAGGCGCCGGGTGACCCCCAAAATCCGAGATCCTGGGGCGCAGCAGCCCGCCGGACCAGGGTCGGCGCGCGGTGGGCCCCATGATCtcatctctcctttcttcctcgcCACTATTAGTGCTCACATAGGCAGAAAGAGGCGGCCCGACGTGCACACCATGTGCAAACCCTGCTGGGTCCGCTGGCCCTCGGCCTCTCCTTGGGGGCTGGCCCTCGGCGTTCATGCAGAGTGGGGAGCCTCTCACCTCCCAACAAAATCCCCCCTTTAATTGCTCATCCCATTCAACAACTCTATGCCCATGGCTATTAAATTTTCTGGATCAACTTCTTTgcggaagaggaaaaaagagggagCTCAGAGATagtaagaaaaggagagagagagagaggaagagaaggggggaAGTGGTGAGATTAAGAgttgcaaagattaaaaaaaaaattctctttccccccttctccctctttccctgctctccccctcccccccactctGGCTAAGTGGTAAAACCGTCCTTACGTTCTCGGTATTGATTGGCAGGGCTGACAGTGATTGGCAGCGGTTGCCGTGGCAACGCCACAACGACACGCCGCAGACCAATAGAAAAGCGAAACAAAATGTTTCAATGCTGCACTCACTGTGGATTTAGGGGAGATATTATGAGGCTGTTGTCATTAGGGCGATTGCTGTGGAATCGCTGAATCTTGACTCGGCGGTGGTTGGctctcgctcgctctctctccctctccctctgtctctgattCTCTCTCTGCGCGCGCGCACCGGGccgctctccttcctccctctctatGTGGCTgcgcgggtgtgtgtgtgtgtggatgtgtgtggggTGTGGGTGTCCCTTacgcccttcctcctccccctcctcctcctcctgctcccccctcctttccttctcctcctcccccctctcctctccctcctcctggtcCTCAtcgcccctctcctcctcttcctcccctctctcttcctctccctgaattttctcctctcctctcaggTCAGTCCATGGTATTCCGCTCCCCCCTAGACCTCTATTCCTCCCACTTCTTGTTGCCAAACTTCGCCGATTCTCACCACCGCTCCCTACTTCTGGCGAGTAGCAGCGCCGGGAACGGCGCGGGAGGCGGCGGcgcgggaggcggcggcggcggcgggaacTGTGCGGGAGGCGGCGGTGCTGGCGGAgcaggcggcggcggcagcggcggcggctcCAGGGCCCCCCCGGAAGAGTTGTCCATGTTCCAGCTGCCCACCCTCAACTTCTCGCCGGAGCAGGTGGCCAGCGTCTGCGAGACGCTGGAGGAGACGGGCGACATCGAGCGGCTGGGCCGCTTCCTCTGGTCGCTGCCCGTGGCCCCCGGGGCGTGCGAGGCCATCAACAAGCACGAGTCGATCCTGCGCGCGCGCGCCGTGGTCGCCTTCCACACGGGCAACTTCCGCGACCTCTACCACATCCTGGAGAACCACAAGTTCACCAAGGAGTCTCACGGCAAGCTGCAGGCCATGTGGCTCGAGGCGCACTACCAGGAGGCCGAGAAGCTGCGCGGCCGCCCGCTCGGCCCGGTGGACAAGTACCGCGTGCGCAAGAAGTTCCCGCTGCCGCGCACCATCTGGGACGGCGAGCAGAAGACGCATTGCTTCAAGGAGCGGACTCGGAGCCTGCTGCGGGAGTGGTACCTGCAGGACCCCTACCCCAACCCCAGCAAGAAACGCGAACTGGCGCAGGCCACCGGCCTCACTCCCACACAAGTAGGAAACTGGTTTAAGAACCGGAGGCAGCGCGACCGCGCCGCGGCGGCCAAGAACAGGTCAGTGGCGTGGCCCGCGGCCTGGCTACACGCtccggggccggggagggggagaGCGGTTGAAAAGAGGGTGAGCGGACAGGAGGCGGGAGGCCAGCGGCTGCCGAGCAAGCGAGAAGCCGAGACCTCCTGGTCAGTTGGAGAAAGTTTCCGCTTGCCCAGGAGCGTGGAAGAGGAGCGGGCGTGGGTGTATTGATTGCTTTGCCCTAAAGGGGCTCTCGTCAGGGTGGGGAGAGTGTGTGTGAGGTCCTGAGTGCCCATAACCCCTGGGTCGTGTCCCTGGGAGCCTTAGTCGTGCGCTGCACCCGCGCCAGCCTCCTCAGCCTGGGATCCAGCTCCGGGCTTCTCTGGAGCCtacagacagggaaggaaggaaggcgcTCCTTGCCACCTGGTTCTTATTTCCACGCATTGCAAAAACCCAGGGAGGAATCCACGAAGGTCTGGGAGAGGAAACTGAACCTGGGTCCCTGGCATAAAGGGGAAAGGCCGGTGGCCACCGTGCAGCAGGCCTGTACCCAAAGCCTTGCAAGTTGCCTGACTAGGAGCAGGAGAGCCAGGCTGGGAGTggagaggctgtgtgtgtgtgtgtgtgtgtgtgtgtgtgtgtgtgtgtgttggtgctAGCCCTCCTGCCGAAGCCAAGGAGCATCCCCTTGGTCCACTAAATTGGGAAATAGGAGCAGAAGCTGCCTTGCTGCCCGGCAAGTTGGCCACAAACTCACAAAGTTGCACTGGGCTTGACCTGTcagcagagctgggcctgggggaagtagggagaaaaataagaagaggaggaaagaggaaaggagtggagaggaagaggggaaaggaggaagttGGGTGAAAGACCTGATGGAAGGCTTGTGCCCCAACCCTGCCAGGGTAGGCACTGGGCCTGATGCACTGCAGGGAGCAGGGCTGCAGTTGCCGACAGCTGCCTGGGCTGGGGACTGGGTGTGAGCTCCTGGAGGGAGTGAGTGTGTTCCGTTTTAGGTGTCCCAGGCCTAAGCCTTTGGCCCTCTTACCCTTGCCTTTGCAGCCAACTTTTCGCCCGATGGGGGCAGCGCCCAGGGCCAGGGGAAGGCCTCCTCATGGGGAGAACTCAGAGACACTAGGTTTATGTAGCAGCTTCCTGGCCCGGGGAAGGGGCAGCCGGAGACGGCTCTGCACTCCCCTcttgctttctctgtctcccgctttccctctccctcctcttcccccacttttttgctcccagcttcctcattttctcttcccCCGGTCCTGCGCTCTGCTCAAGGATCCAGAGAGCAAAGCCAGCCGGTCCTACCAGGAAGAGGCGGCGGGTGAGCAACCCGCAGCTCTTGATTTGGGGGAGCTGAGGCAGGAGGCATTGAGGGGACCCGTCCACTCCAGAGGCAGCCGGCTGAGGCGGAAGAGTCCCAGGGTCTGGGGAAGAAGAAACACCCAGTCTCTCCCCGACTTCTGCCCCTTCGGGGCTCGGCGTCCTTCGCATTGTGCGCCCGGGCCTCCCCTCCTCTGGCGGCCGGCCTCGGGTTCTACCTCGCCCGCCCCTATTTGGGAAGCCTTGGGAAGCTCCAGAGAACGCCGGGGAGGGGAAGACGGGAGCCCAGACCGCGCTGGGGAGGCTGCAGCGCTCAGGGAGCCGGCAGATGCCCGGAGGAGGGGTATACGCGCAGAGAGCGAAGTCGGGGGCGGCGGCGAAGGGCGCGGGGTTCGGGAGGCGGAGGGGCACGGGCGGCTTTGGAGCACCGGCGGCGGCATGCCCGACTTCCCGGCGGCGCGGGC
The sequence above is a segment of the Physeter macrocephalus isolate SW-GA chromosome 12, ASM283717v5, whole genome shotgun sequence genome. Coding sequences within it:
- the SIX3 gene encoding homeobox protein SIX3, whose translation is MVFRSPLDLYSSHFLLPNFADSHHRSLLLASSSAGNGAGGGGAGGGGGGGNCAGGGGAGGAGGGGSGGGSRAPPEELSMFQLPTLNFSPEQVASVCETLEETGDIERLGRFLWSLPVAPGACEAINKHESILRARAVVAFHTGNFRDLYHILENHKFTKESHGKLQAMWLEAHYQEAEKLRGRPLGPVDKYRVRKKFPLPRTIWDGEQKTHCFKERTRSLLREWYLQDPYPNPSKKRELAQATGLTPTQVGNWFKNRRQRDRAAAAKNRLQHQAIGPSGMRSLAEPGCPTHGSAESPSTAASPTTSVSSLTERADTGTSILSVTSSDSECDV